In Desulfomicrobium apsheronum, the DNA window GGTCGCACGGCGCCCAACCCCTGCGTCGGGGCGGTGCTGGTGCGCGGCGGAGAGATTGTGGCCGAAGGCTGGCATACGGCTTGCGGACAGCCTCATGCCGAGGTCGAGGCTCTGCGCGACGCACGGGCCAAAGGCATTGATCCGAGCGGATGCACCCTCTACGTCACCCTTGAGCCATGCAACCATCATGGTAAGACGCCTCCCTGCACCCAGGCCATCCTGGAGGCCGGGATCGCGGAGGTGGTCATCGGGTGCATCGATCCCAACCGATCCGTGGCCGGGGGCGGGGCCGACAGCCTGAGGAACAGGCGCGTCAAGGTGCGCACGGGCCTTCGCGAGCAGGAATGCAAAGATCTCATCGCCGATTTTCTGATCTGGCAGACCACTGCCCGCCCGTACTCCATTCTCAAGCTGGCCACGACCCTGGACGGCAAGATCGCCACCCGCGACGGCCAGGCGGCCTGGATCTCCGGAGAAGCCTCGCGCCGCGAAGTGCACCGGCTGCGAACCTGGTGCGGAGCGGTCATCGTCGGCGGCGGCACGTTCCGCGCGGACAACCCAATGCTGACCTGCCGACTGCCCGAATACGATGGCCCGCAACCCCTGGCGGTGATCGTTTCCCGCGAACTGCCGGACCCGGGAAAGGGCTCTCATCTTCTGTCCGCCCGACCCGGCCAGACCGTGTTTTGGACAACCGAGGCGCAAAGCCGCTCCGAGCGGGCCACGCAGCTTACGGAACTGGGCGTCACGGTCTGGGGACTGCCCTTCCTGAAATCCGAGCCCGAGGCCCTCGACCTTGGCGCGGGGCTGCAACTGCTGCGCAGTGACAAGGGTTGCCTGTACACCCTGACCGAGGGCGGCGGACATCTGGCCGGGTCCATGCAAAGACAGGGGCTGGTCGACGAACTGCGCATCTTCCAGGCCATGAAGGTTCTGGGCGACGAAGAGGCCCGCTCGGCATTTGCCGGACGCAAGGCCCTTTCCATGCAGGACTGCTGGGAATTTCGGACCGTGGAGCAAGGATTTTTTGATACCGATCTCTATCTCAGGCTGCGAGCAAAGGAGTAGGAATGTTCACAGGAATCATCCAGGGCCTTGGCCGGGTGGCGGGCATGGACCGAAGCGGCGGCGAAACCCGCTTCAAGATCCGTCCGGACTTTGCCCTGACCGACTACGCCCTTGGCGAATCCATCGCCGTGAACGGGGTCTGTCTGACCGTGGAAACTTTCGGAACGGGCTGGTTCACGGCCTACGCTTCCGGCGAGACCATGTCCGTGACCAACCTTGGCGCCCTTGGCATATCCTCGGCGGTCAACATCGAACGGGCCCTGGCCGTGGGCGACCGCCTTGGCGGACACATCGTCTCCGGCCATGTCGATTGCCTGGCCGAGGTGCTGTCCGTCAGGCAGGCCGGCCAGTCCCGAATCTACCGCCTGGGCTTCCCGGCACCCTACTCGGCCCAGGTCATCCCCAAGGGTTCCGTGGCCCTGGACGGGATAAGCCTGACAGTCAACGATTGCGGTCAGGGTTTTTTGGAAGTAAACATCATCCCGGCCACGCAACGGGAGACAACCATTTCGGACTGGACGCAGGGACGGCGGATCAACATGGAGACCGATGTCATCGGCAAGTATGTGCAGCGCATGCTTAATCCTTGGAGCGAAAGTCGCACCACGGGCACTCCATCGGCCATCACCCCTGATTTTCTGAAAGAACACGGATTCTGATCGTCACTCCAGTCCGACAGCCCATAAACGAGGAAAAAAGATGCACAAATGCTCGGCCGAAGAGGCCATCAAAGAAATAAAGGCCGGGAAGATGATCATCCTGGTCGACGACGAGGACCGGGAAAATGAAGGCGATCTGACCATCGCCGCCGAAATGGTCACTCCCGACGCCATCAATTTCATGGCCAAGTACGGACGCGGCCTCATCTGCCTTGCCCTGGAGCCGGCCCTGGTCGACAAGCTGGAACTCCCCCTCATGGCGCGCCGCAACACCTCCAAATTCGGCACCAATTTCACCGTGTCCATCGAGGCCAAGCAGGGCGTGACCACGGGCATCTCCGCCCATGACCGGGCCCTGACCATCCAGACCGCCGTGGCCGACGAAACCACCCCCGAGGATCTGGCCACCCCCGGCCACATCTTCCCCCTGCGTGCCAAGCCGGGCGGAGTCCTGGTTCGCGCTGGACAGACCGAGGGCTCCGTGGACCTGGCCCGCCTTGCCGGACTCAAGGGCGCGGCCGTCATCTGCGAAATCATGAACGACGACGGCACCATGTCGCGCATGCCCGACCTCAGGAAATTCGCCGAAGAGCACGACATGAAGATCGCCACCATCGCCGATCTCATCGCCTACCGCTCCCGCAAGGACTCCCTGGTCCGCCGCGTGGCCGAGGCGCGCATGCCTACCTGCTACGGCGATTTCACCATCGTGGCCTACGAGAACGACATCGACGCCCATACGCACATCGCCCTGGTCAAGGGGGATATCTCCGAGGACAGCCCCGTGCTGGTCCGGGTGCACAGCGAATGCCTGACCGGCGACGTTTTCGGCTCCATGCGCTGCGACTGCGGCAGCCAGCTGCAGCGGGCCATGCAGATCGTCAATGACGAAGGCGCCGGCGTCATCCTCTACATGCGCCAGGAAGGCCGCGGCATAGGCCTTGGCAACAAGATCAAGGCCTACCACCTGCAGGACGAGGGCCGCGACACCGTGGAGGCGAATCTGGAACTGGGCTTCGCGCCCGATCTGCGCGATTACGGCCTGGGCGCGCAGATCCTGGTCGATCTTGGCGTGAAGCACATGCGGCTCATGACCAACAACCCCAAGAAGATCATCGGCCTGGAGGGCTACGGCCTGAAAGTCGTGGAGCGGGTGCCCATCGAAATTCCGGCCTGCGACGACAACAAGTGCTATCTGCACACCAAGCATTCAAAACTCGGCCATCTGTTGCATTTTGAAGCCGAAAACAAATAATTTTTTTTAAGGGAGTAGACATGCTGCACATCAAGACCATCGAAGGCCAGATGCAGGCCCAGGATCAGAAGTTCACGATCATCGCCAGCCGCTTCAACGACTTCATCGTCGATCGTCTCATCGGCGGGGCCGTGGATTATCTGCTTCGTCACGGAGCCACCCGCGAGAACATCACCCTCATCCGCGTGCCTGGCGCATTCGAGATGCCTCTGGTGGCCCAGAAAGTCGCGAGGAGCGGCAAGGCCGACGCCATCGTCTGCTTGGGCGCGGTAATCCGTGGCGCCACACCCCATTTCGACTATGTCTGCAGCGAAGCCACCAAGGGCATCGCCCATGTGTCCATGGACACCGGCGTACCCATCGGCTTTGGCCTTTTGACCACGGACACCCTGGAACAGTCCATCGAACGCGCCGGCAGCAAGGGCGGAAACAAGGGTGTCGAAGCCGCGTCCGCGGTTCTGGAAACCCTGCGCGTATTGCAGCAGATCTAGGGGAAATCCGTGACTCACAACCGTCGGCATCAACGCCGCTTCGCCTTTCAGGTCATCTATTCGCTGGTTTTCGGCCGGGAAATGTCCAAGGACTCCCTCATCAAGTCCTTTGACAATTTCTGGACCGAAGAGGAATTCGACATGGAGCGCCAGGATTCCTACGCCTGGACTCTGGTCGAGGGCGTGTTCGACAATTACGACAGCATTGACGAGATCATCACCCAGCACTCGCAGCACTGGAAATTGAACCGCATCGCCAAGGTCGAACTGACCATCCTGCGGCTCTCCCTCTTCGAGATGCTCTTCTGCCCCGACATCCCCATCAAGGTGGCCATGAACGAAGCCATCGAACTGGCCAAGGATTTCGGGGACGACAACTCCAAGACCTTCGTCAACGGAGTGCTCGACGCCGCGGCCAAGGGTGCCCAGCGCAATGAACACAAGACAATTCAGTCCGCCAACACGGAATCTTGAGGACAGCATGAGGCATTACGATTTCAAGCAGATCGAGGAAAAATGGCAAAAGGCCTGGGAAGACCAGGCCTGTTTTCGAACCGACATGTCCCGGGACGGCGAAAAATACTATGTCCTGGAAATGTTTCCCTACCCCTCGGGACGCATCCACATGGGGCATGTGCGTAACTATTCCATCGGCGACGTGGTCGCCCGTTACAAACGCATGCAGGGCTTCAACGTGTTCCACCCCATGGGCTGGGACGCCTTCGGCCTGCCTGCCGAGAACGCGGCCATCAAGAACAACACCCACCCCGCCAAGTGGACCTACGAAAACATCGCCTACATGCGCACCCAGCTCAAACGCCTGGGCTATTCCTACGACTGGGACCGGGAAATCGCGACGTGTCACCCCGGATACTACCGTTTCGAACAGGAATTCTTCCTCAAGTTCCTGGAAAAAGGACTGGTTTACCGCAAGAACGCTCCGGTCAACTGGTGTCCGAGCTGCCACACGGTACTGGCCAACGAACAGGTCGAGGAAGGCCTGTGCTGGCGCTGCGATTCCGAGGTGCAGCAAAAACAGCTTTCGCAGTGGTTTTTGCGCATCACCGACTACGCCGAGGAGCTTCTGGCTGATCTGGACAAGCTGACCGAAGGCTGGCCGGAGCGCGTGCTGACCATGCAGCGCAACTGGATCGGCAAAAGCATCGGCGCCGAAATTTCCTTCAAGGTCCAGGACCTTGACGAAGAAATCCCCGTATTCACGACCCGCCCCGACACGCTCTTCGGCGCGACGTTCATGAGCCTAGCTCCGGAACATCCGCTGGTGCAGAAGCTCGTCGCCGGGACCTCCCAGGAAGCCGCTGTCAGCGAATTCGTGGACCGCATCGCCAAGATGGACCGCATCGTCCGCACCGCTGACGACCTGGAAAAGGAAGGCGTCTTCACCGGACGGTACTGCATCAATCCCCTGAACGGTCTTGAAATGCCCATCTATGTGGCCAACTTCGTGCTCATGGGCTACGGCACGGGCGCGGTCATGGCCGTCCCGGCTCACGACCAGCGCGATTTCGAATTCGCGGCCAAATACCAGTTGCCCGTGCAGGTGGTCATAAATCCCAAGGACATAAGTCTTGATCCGAAGACCATGACCGAGGCCTATTCCGACCCCGGCATAATGACCAATTCGGGACAGTTCGACGGCATGGGCAACGAAGAGGCCAAAAAGGCCATCGTGGACATGCTCGCGGCCCGGGATCTGGGCAAGCCCACGGTCAACTATCGCCTGCGCGACTGGAACATTTCCCGCCAGCGCTACTGGGGCGCGCCCATACCGGTCATCTATTGCGATGACTGCGGCATCGTGCCCGTGCCGGCAAGCCAGCTCCCGGTGGAGCTGCCCCTGGACGTCAAGGTCAACGCCGACGGTCGCTCCCCCCTGCCGGATTGCGAAAGTTTCGTGAACGTCGCCTGCCCGACCTGCGGCAAGCCCGCCCGTCGCGAGACGGACACCATGGACACCTTCGTGGAGTCATCCTGGTATTTCGCCCGCTACACCTCGGCCCGCAACGAGACCGAGGCCTTCGACCCGGCGGAGGTCGCATACTGGATGCCGGTTGACCAGTACATAGGCGGCATCGAACACGCCATCCTGCATCTTTTGTATTCGCGCTTTTTCGTCAAGGCTCTGCGCGACGAAGGATACCTCACCCACGACGAACCGTTCAAGAACCTGCTGACCCAGGGCATGGTTCTGCTGCATGGTTCCAAGATGTCCAAATCCAAGGGCAACGTGGTCGATCCTGACGAGATGATCGCCAAGTACGGAGCGGACACCGTTCGCCTGTTCTGCCTTTTCGCCGCGCCGCCGGAAAAGGATCTGGAATGGAACGACAAGGGCATCGAGGGTTCAAGCCGTTTTCTGAACCGCCTGTGGCGGCTGGTGGACGAACTCGATGACATCCTCTCCCCCGTCGGCACATGCGTGAGCGTGGAAGGATCGCTCGGCGAGGCCGAGGCCGAACTGCGCCGCAAGGAACACGACACCGTGCGCAGAGTGGAACGCGATATTGAAAACAAGTTCCAGTTCAACACGGCCATTGCCGCCATGATGGAGCTGGTCAACACCCTCTACGCGACCAAGGACGACCTGCGCGGCAGCAAGCACGGCCCGCGCCTTTTGTCATCGGCCATCTCTTCCCTGCTGGTGACCCTGTCGCCCATCGCCCCGCACGTCTGCGAAGAAGTCTGGAACCGCATGGGGTACACCAGGACCCTGGCCGCCGAACCCTGGCCCATTCACGACCCCGAAGCCCTCAAGACCAACGAGGTGACCGTGGTTTTGCAGGTCAACGGCAAGCTTCGCGGCCAGATCACGGTTGCGGCGGATGCGACCTCGGAAGAAATAGAGACTCAGGCCATGAACGATCAAAACGTCTCACGACACATCGAGGGCAAAACAATTGTCAAAACAATCGTCATTCCCGGAAAACTGGTCAACGTGGTTGTCAGGTAGCCTTGTGTGGGCGGTGCTCTGCATCGCCCTCCTGCTGCCCGCATGCGGATATCAGCTCACTGCCCGGGCTCCGATCCAGCTGCCCCAGGACAGCACGCGCCTCTATCTGGACAAGGTCACCAACCCGACCACCGAGACATGGATCGAGCCCATGCTCAGAAGCAGCCTGCGCGACGAACTGACCCGCCGCGGCAACGTGACCTGGGTCAGCCGGGACGAGGCCGAGGCCACGGTCAACATCGACGTGCGCTCCTACAGCACCTCCGACTCCCTGAAGGGCCGCGATGACGTGACCCTCAAGTCAGCGGCCAGCATTCAGATGGTGGTCACCTTTTTCAGCACCAAGACCAACGCCCTGATCTGGACCTCGGGTCCGATCTTAGCCTCTGAATCCTTTCGGGGCGCCAGCGAAATCCAGTCGAGCTCGGGCACCCTGCAGTCAACAAGCGCCAAGCGCGAAGCGACCCAGGAAGCCGTAGACCTCGCGGTGCGCAAAGTGGCCGACCAGCTGGGCCAGAAGTTCTGATCCGGACATGACCAGACAGGGCTTCTCCTTTCTCGTCTGCGCGGACCCGGAACTTTTGAAGGACCGCGTGGAAGAACTCCTGGAAGGCCAGGATTTTGCCGTTCGAACTTTTTGGGGTGATGAAGAACTCCCGGATCGCTTCTGGCAAACCCTGACCGTTCCCTCCATGATGGGCCCGCCCAACGCCGTGGTCCTGCGCCGGGCCCAGGACCAGAACGACGAATTCTGGACCCGCATGGCAGCCCTTTTGGCCATGGCCAGGCCTTCGGTCTGGCCCATGTTCTGCATTGAGGGCGAGTGGAAATCCGGCAAATCCAACGTGCCCAAGACCGTGAGCAAGGGAAGATACTGGGCCGCCGCACAAAAAAGGGGCTGGATCTGGGAACATCCCGGCCTCTCCCGCGCTACCATCGGCCAGGAACTCGATCGCTTTGCCGCGCGCCACGGACTGACCTACGCCCATGGCGTCAAGAAAATCCTGGCGGAATCCCTGCCGCTCAGCACCATTGCCCTGCGCAACGAGCTGGAAAAAATCCTGCTCCTGGCAGGCCCGGAAAAATCAATCCTGCCCGAACACCTCACGGCCCTCGATGCCGAGGAGGCCTTTGATCTCTTCGCCTTTCTGCGCTCCCTGCAAACTCCCGCCGGCCGTCAGAAGGCCTGGGACCGTCTCCTGAACGACCCGGCCATGGCTGGCGGAGACATGGTTTTTCCGGTCTCCTCGCTCATGCTGCGCGAAGCCCGCCAGCTCTGGCAACTCCTGCACGGAGAAGACGGCAAGGTCCAACTCTACCCCAGTCTGAAAACGGAAAAGAAACGCTTGGCCCAGCGTCTGGGACCGACGCGCATCGGCCGCTTCTGGGATATCGTGCTGCAGGCCGACACGGACATCAAAACCGGAAGGTTAAAACCCGCCCAGGCCATGGAAAACCTCGTCAAGGAAGCCCAGCGCCTGTGGTGAAAGAGGACGCAGCCCACTATCTGGGACACCGCCAGCGGCTGCGCGAACGCCTGGACAACGATCCCCGGGCCCTGTCCGATTATGAAGTGCTGGAATTGCTTCTGACCTACGCCTTGCCCCGCAAGGACACCAAGCCCATCGCCAAAGAGATGATCTCACGTTTCGGATCGCTTGGCGACGCGTTGCTCGCCGACCCCGTCCGCATCGCCGAAATCCCCGGCCTCGGCGAAAGCGCTGCCAGATTCTGGCGGACACTGCACGAATGCCGCGCGCGCCAGGCATGCGGCGCGATAGCCCGCAGGGAAAAATTCTCATCGCCGGAACAGGTTCGGGACATGGTCTGCGCCCGCCTTGGGCACCTTACCAAGGAAGAATTCTGGGTCATCCTCGTCGACAACCAGAACAGGCTCATCTCCTTTGAACGCGTCTTTCGGGGCACCGTGGATCAGACCGCGGCCTACCCACGCGAAATCCTCGAACTGGCCCTGCGCCACCATGCCGGCGGACTGATCCTGGTCCACAACCACCCCGGCGGAAACCCCGTCCCCTCATCGCAAGACAAGGCCCTGACCGAAACCATCGCCCGCCTGGCGGACGACCTCGGCTTGCGCCTGCTGGACCACATTGTCGTGACTTCCGAGACCTTTTCCAGCTTCCGCGCCCAAGGCCTGCTCTGATTTTTTATTCCCAAATGGGAAAAAATCCATTTTTTTTCTTGCCTGGGGCTCCAGGAGCCTTATAATTGACTGAATTTGCTTTTCGCGGCTTGAAACAACGCGAATACAACACCACGAGGAGACCTCCATGAGCGAAGAAAAAACGTTTTCCCCGGAAAAAGACGAACTTCAGGGCGAAAATTCAGATACAGCCAGTGCCGACAGCTCTGTTCAGGAAGCGGAAATCCCGACCACCATGCCTCTTTTGGCGGTCAGGGACATTGTCGTCTTCAATTACATGATCCTGCCCCTGTTCGTCGGACGTGAAAAAAGCGTGCAGGCTGTGGACGCGGCGCTCAACGGCAGCCGCTACATCTTCATCAGCACGCAAAAGGACGAGGGCGTGGACGATCCCTCTCCCGAGGATCTCTACGCCACCGGCACCGTGGCCATGATCATGCGCATGCTCAAGATGCCCGACGGCCGACTCAAAGTCCTGGTCCAGGGCCTGACTCGCGCCAGAATCACCGAATTCGTGCAGCACGATCCCTTCGACATGGTCAAAATTGATACCATCGACGAGCTCGTGGTTGAAAATCCCGGCCCCGAAGAAGAAGCCCTGCTGCGCTCGGTCAAGGAACAGAGCGAAAAAATCCTGACCCTGCGCGGCATTGACGCCGGCGAGATCATGAACGTGCTCAACGCCGTGAACGAGCACGGCCGCCTGGCCGACCTGGTCGCATCCAACCTGCGCATGAAGTCCTCCGAGGCCCAGCGCATCCTGGAAAGCCATGATCCCATCGAACGACTGAACCTGGTCAACTCCCAGCTGGTCAAGGAAGTGGAAGTGGCCTCCATGCAGGCCAAGATCCAGAGCATGGCCAAGGAAGGGATGGACAAGGCCCAGCGCGAATATTTCCTGCGCGAGCAGCTCAAAGCCATTCGCCGCGAGCTTGGCGACAAGGGCGGCGAAGGCGAAGAGATGGAAGAACTCAGAAAAACGCTGAACTCCCTTGGCCTGCCCAAGAAGGTAAAAAAAGAGGCCGACAAGCAGCTCTCGCGACTTGAGTCCATGCATCCCGACAGCTCGGAAGCGACCATCCTGCGCACCTATATCGACTGGCTCATCGACCTGCCCTGGAAAAAGACGTCCAAGGACCGGCTCGACATCAAGGAAGCGGCCAAAATCCTCCACGAGGACCACTACAACCTTGAAAAGGTCAAGGAGCGCATTCTCGAATACCTGAGCGTACGCAAGCTCAATCCGTCCATGAAGGGCCCGATCCTGTGTTTTGTGGGCCCTCCCGGAGTTGGCAAGACCTCGCTTGGCAAGTCCATCGCCAGATCCCTCGGGAGAAAATTCGTACGCATGTCGCTGGGCGGAATGCGTGACGAGGCCGAGATCCGAGGACACCGCCGCACCTACATCGGCGCCATGCCCGGCCGCATCATCCAGTCCATGAAGGACGCCGGAACGATCAACCCGGTCATCATGCTCGACGAAATCGACAAGCTCGGCAACGATTTCAGAGGCGATCCGTCCTCGGCGCTGCTGGAGGTGCTCGATCCGGAACAGAACAACTCCTTCACGGATCATTACCTCAACGTGCCCTACGATCTGTCGAAGGTCATGTTCATCTGCACGGCCAACATGCTCGACACCATCCCGTCGGCCCTTTTGGACCGCATGGAAGTGATCCGCATCCCCGGCTACACGGAGCAGGAGAAGACCATCATCGCACGGCGCTACCTCCTGACCAGACAGATCAAGGAAAACGGTCTCACCAGCGACACCCTGATCATCTCCGACGCGGTTCTGGCCGAGATCATCAGAGGCTACACGCGCGAAGCGGGCCTGCGCAACCTGGAGCGGGAAATCGGCTCCATCTGCCGCAAGTACGCGCGCCGGGTGGCCGAGGGCAAGAAGGGGCCGTTCCGCGTGACCACCTCGGCGCTCATCAAGCTCCTGGGTCAGCCCAAATTCATGGATGAGGAGCGTGAAAGCTCCATGCCCCCCGGCGTGGCCCTGGGTCTGGCCTGGACGCCCTACGGCGGCGAGATCCTGCACATCGAATGCAGCCTTTTGCCGGGCAAGGGCAAGCTCATCCTGACCGGAAAGCTCGGCGAGGTGATGAAGGAAAGCGCCCAGGCGGCACTGAGCTTTGCCCGCACCAAGAGTGCGAGCCTGCAGCTTGCCGATGACTTCTTCGACACGCACGACATTCACATCCATGTCCCGGCCGGCGCCACGCCCAAGGACGGACCATCCGCCGGCGTGACCCTCGTCACGGCGCTCATGTCGGCCATCAGTAATGAACCGGTGGCCTCGGATGTGGCCATGACCGGCGAAATCACCCTGCGCGGACGGGTCATGCCGGTGGGCGGCATCAAGGAAAAAATCCTGGCGGCGGTCAGTCACGGGGTCAAGAAGGTGCTCATCCCGGCCCGCAACGCTCACGACCTGGACGAGATCCCCAAGGAACTCAGAAAGCGAATCACGGTCAAAACCGTGGAAACCATCGACGAAATCTGGCCGGAAGTGCGTTCCTTGAAAAACGAATGATCCACCCCCTCGCTTAAAAATGAAAACCCCCGTGACACCAACATGTCGCGGGGGTTTTCATTTGCCGTGCCCGGGAGCGCGACTCATGTCCGGCGGAGGTTCGGGCCTTGTTCCGAAGATGCGCTTGCGGGCAGATCGATGACAAATCTGGTCCCGGTGTCAGGCGTCGACTCCACCCACATTTTTCCGCCGTGCCCACGAGTCACGATGAAGTAGGACACGGAAAGCCCAAGCCCCGTGCCGATGCCTGTAGGCTTGGTGGTAAAGAAGGGTTCGAAGATCCGGCGCATGACGTCGGCGGGCATGCCCGCCCCGTTGTCCTCGATCTCGCAGCGTATGCCCGAGGCCAGGTTCGATAGTCTGATCACGATTTTCGGATCTTCGGACCGCTGATCGCCCATGGTCATGGCCTGGGCCGCATTGCGCAGCAGATTCAAAAAGACCTGCTCAAGTTCCGTCTCCGTGCACTCGACCGGCACAAGATCCAAGGCATAATCCTTGACGATGCGGATCTGCTTAAAATCGAAGCTTTTCTTCAGGTCATAGTCGTTTTGCGCCAGAATCAAGGCCCGGTCCACAATGACCGGCAGCGAGCAAACCGCGCGTCTGGATTCGCTGCGGCGACTAAAATCGAGCATGTGCCGGATAATATCCGCCGCACGCAAGGCGGCGTCCTGCATGTCCTGCACAAATGTCAGAATTTTGCGTTCCTGCATGTATTTCTCAAGCAGCTCCATATCAAGGCCGATGCTCTTGGCCACTTCGATATTCCTGTGAAAATCGGGACGGGTGCGCTGCACCAGATTCTGCGCGCTCTGCACGATGATCCCCAACGGATTGTTGATCTCATGGGCGACTCCGGCCGCGATGCCACCCACCGAGACCATCTTCTCGCTCTGAATCATCATCTCCTGCATGCGCTTGAACTCGGTCACATCCCGTATCACGGCCAGAAGATAGCGCTCCATGCCGAGACTTATGAACTGGCCCGAAACGCTGCACGGCACATGCGCGCCGTCCTTGCGCCGGAATTCGAGTTCCATGTTGTTGAACTGGCCGGCTCTCTTCAGGCGGTCGATCACCCGCCCGCGACTCTCAGGATCGACGAACAGACCGATCTCAAGGGCGCTCCTGCCCACAAGCTCATCCTGGCGGTATCCTGTGAGCCGTGCGTAAGCGTCGTTGACTTCGACCAGCAGGCCGCTGTCCGGATCCGACAGCGAAATGGCGTCAGGGGAGAGCTTGAAGAGACGCGAAAATTTTTCCTCGGATTGACGCAACCGCTCCTCAGTGCGCTTGCGTTCGGTGATATCGCGAAAAATCCCCTCGACTCCAAGAACGGCGCCCTGCTCGTTGTAGTAAAGCCCGCTCGATGTGGCCACGAGCACCGGCTGGCCGTCCTTGCGCTTCAAGACCACCTCGAAGTCGGCCACGAAGTCCTGGGCCTTAATGCGCTGTAAGAAATTCCGTCGTTCCTCGGATTCGAACCAAAATTCCTCGTTCAATCGTCCGAGCATCTCCTCGGTGCTTTCGTAGCCCAGCAGGCGGGCCCCCGACGGGCTGACCATGGCGAGCCGACCCTCGGCGTCGGTGCGGTAGAAGACGTCATGAATATTGTCGATGACCGAGCGATAGAGCTTCTCACTTTT includes these proteins:
- the radC gene encoding RadC family protein, with product MKEDAAHYLGHRQRLRERLDNDPRALSDYEVLELLLTYALPRKDTKPIAKEMISRFGSLGDALLADPVRIAEIPGLGESAARFWRTLHECRARQACGAIARREKFSSPEQVRDMVCARLGHLTKEEFWVILVDNQNRLISFERVFRGTVDQTAAYPREILELALRHHAGGLILVHNHPGGNPVPSSQDKALTETIARLADDLGLRLLDHIVVTSETFSSFRAQGLL
- the lon gene encoding endopeptidase La, translating into MSEEKTFSPEKDELQGENSDTASADSSVQEAEIPTTMPLLAVRDIVVFNYMILPLFVGREKSVQAVDAALNGSRYIFISTQKDEGVDDPSPEDLYATGTVAMIMRMLKMPDGRLKVLVQGLTRARITEFVQHDPFDMVKIDTIDELVVENPGPEEEALLRSVKEQSEKILTLRGIDAGEIMNVLNAVNEHGRLADLVASNLRMKSSEAQRILESHDPIERLNLVNSQLVKEVEVASMQAKIQSMAKEGMDKAQREYFLREQLKAIRRELGDKGGEGEEMEELRKTLNSLGLPKKVKKEADKQLSRLESMHPDSSEATILRTYIDWLIDLPWKKTSKDRLDIKEAAKILHEDHYNLEKVKERILEYLSVRKLNPSMKGPILCFVGPPGVGKTSLGKSIARSLGRKFVRMSLGGMRDEAEIRGHRRTYIGAMPGRIIQSMKDAGTINPVIMLDEIDKLGNDFRGDPSSALLEVLDPEQNNSFTDHYLNVPYDLSKVMFICTANMLDTIPSALLDRMEVIRIPGYTEQEKTIIARRYLLTRQIKENGLTSDTLIISDAVLAEIIRGYTREAGLRNLEREIGSICRKYARRVAEGKKGPFRVTTSALIKLLGQPKFMDEERESSMPPGVALGLAWTPYGGEILHIECSLLPGKGKLILTGKLGEVMKESAQAALSFARTKSASLQLADDFFDTHDIHIHVPAGATPKDGPSAGVTLVTALMSAISNEPVASDVAMTGEITLRGRVMPVGGIKEKILAAVSHGVKKVLIPARNAHDLDEIPKELRKRITVKTVETIDEIWPEVRSLKNE